Part of the Molothrus aeneus isolate 106 chromosome 8, BPBGC_Maene_1.0, whole genome shotgun sequence genome is shown below.
TGCATGGAATAGCATATACCCAGGGGTTCCCAGGGTTGCTGACAGCAGACATCCCCAGTGTCCAACTCCTCTTTGTCTATAACACtacctgctcctgcctgcctcttcAGATGCACCACAGTTTCAAGGAAAGGCTgtaaagaaactttcagatCACCTAAAGTATTTGTAGAAACAAGCCCAGCTCTAAGGCATACAAGAGTTTCCTCAGGTCTGAATcacccagcagctggagagtgTTTTCACAGCTGATTTAAGAGATGCTCTCCCTGTAACGCTTGGATCCACATCTGCCACTCCTGTGGCAGCTCTGAGACCAGGGAGATGCTGGTCAGCACCACcatcagcccagcagctctgggcaggagaggggctgcaggtatgctgcagccacagggcttTGCATGAACTCACAGAAAGGGACACACATCCTCCCCACAAGACCCCACTGGGCCTTGGCTGTCACCCCCTCCTTCAATGTCGCTGGAAGAACTGCATTGCTGATTAACAgccccctgcctgcctccctccatcccactcACACCCttgcctgcagctgcctccttgGACCCTCCCTTGTGCAAAGTCCAGGGCCAGGAGGAAAGAACAAGGTGGGAGCTCACTCAGGGCCCACCTGCAGGCAGCCTGACTGTACCCCACATCCCTGCATACTGCAGAGGCCTCCCTGGGctgagcagtgcagcagcacaagtCACCAGTGTGCAGGCAGGAGCACCTCGCTCCACCTAGGAGAGCAGCAAGGGAAGAGGTGGGCTCCAGCCACAGTGCCAGTCCATAAGAGTGCTGCAATACACCCAGGCACAGCCACAAAGGGCTCAAAGCCTTGAACATGATCCAAGTGGCAACATCAGCATCAACTTGGCTGAACCCCCCACCCTGGGTTTATTGCCCCTATTCCCCTCCCTGATCTCACACTATTGGAGTGGGTGCTGCCTCCACCAAGTAAGGGATCTCTGACCAGCCCCTGTCCACCCCAAACACCATGAACAACCCTGGGAATGGCATGGGGTCCATCCCCTGCCCATCACTTCCCTCCacacctgggcagctgcaggcttTCCTAACCCAGGGTGTGCCAAGAGAGGGCTCAAACACTGCACCCCACCCCAAGCCTGTCCCAGTCCTGAAGCCAGGGTACTCGATGCCATCTCAGCATTCCAAATCAGCACTGCCACCTGCAAGGGATGCCCAAGCTTGTCCCAGCCCAGAAACAGTCCAAGGCACAGCTTTTCTCTGACTGCCAGCACaagagcagggagcagaaaaGATGCTTGGCAGCAGGCCCAAGCCTGCTCCCTTGGGGGCTGCCTGCGATCGCTGctctcctccaggagctgcagtgcacTGAGAGGGCCCAGACAGGcaccatccatccctccctgcctgccactgGCCATCCTTTCCTGCCAAGCACCATGCCCCTGCAGACAGCTGTAATCCCTCTGCAGTCACACAAACAGCTCTCCCTCAGGGGAAACCCAGAGATGAGATGTCTCCCCTCTGTTTCTGGCGAGCCGGAGCAATACCAAGAAGCAGGCTCGAAGGGCAGTGGGCTCGGAGCGAGCAGAGCCCTGCCCGAGCTCTGGCTGAGGGCTGAGCCGGTTCCCAGCCCACTGCTGGGAGCGGCGGTGGAGCATCTTGCACTGCCCCGCCGTGGCCATTGCGGGCGGTGCAAGTGGCCCCAAAACGGCTGGGAGCCTCGGGGTGCCAAGTCCTGCAGTCCAGCAGAGCCCAAGAGACTGTCAGAGGGGTCCTCAGAGAGGCATTCACCCCGTGCCAGGCCATTGCAGGCTGCCATGATGACAGTCACACACTCGGTGACCTCAATCCTGCCCCActctccccaaaaatcccactccTGTGCCCAGTCTATGACCTGTGCAACATTTGATGGGGCCATACCACAGGCAGAGTCCCTGGGGTCTTGAGGGGGGCACAGCCTAAGCCCACACCTGGGAATAGCCCATGCAAAAGAGGAAacaaggcagtgctgctgtttgggcATCCGTATTTATTATATGTCTGGGGCAAGCCCAGGGCTGCGACTTGCCTGGACTGCTCCAGTTGAAGGCCAATGAACCATCCTCCTTAAATATTGGttataaaacaaatttttttcctttttcattttattaaaaatctcaTCTCTCTCTCcattctttttttgccttttgtatTTGAGTATAAAAGTGGGGGCGGGTGCTCCGCCTTGCCTGCCGCTACCTCCGCAGGCTGCGCTGTGCCTGCCGCAGCAGAGTGTCAAAGTCCAGGGAGTCAAACTTGCTCTTGACAGGAGCTGGGTCAAAATCCTCACGGTTTGAATCTGGAAGAGATGGGGAGAGGCTGTCTTGAGCTCATGGAAACAATGGCACAGTTCTGGCCATTCCCACAGCAAATTTCTTATCTTGTTTCACCTGCCAGCCTCTAGACCCAGAATTGGGCCGGCCTCCAACACAGTGCTGGAGAGACAGGGAGCCCCCATTCAATCCTTCAGGGCAGGACAGTTCCtggatgcagctctgctgccaacTCTGACTGACCCCAAGGATGGGGACTCCTATGCCTctggaaagaagagaaggaCCCAGGGAGGCCAACCCCCAACTTGGAGGTTGTGCAACTCACCCAAGTCAGCATAGTTCCTCCTGCAGAACTGCCTGCGGCCACCAAAGCACAGGTCGAAGGGCTGCTCGTCTGGGCGCCGCAGCTTGTGCCCACTCTCAATGGCAGCAAAGGCTTCCTCAGCATACCGGTAGGTGACAAAGCCATAGTTATCCCTGACATTGGAGGAGACCAGCAGCAACAGTTATGTTTGTCCCCCCTTGGTCTGCAACATCCCCTTGAGTAATGGGAAAAGGGCCAAGAGGAGTCATCCCTGAGAAGGGACTGACCCATCTCCCCATAGCTCTTACCCCTCGGAGCGGAAATGCAGGGTACactcctcaatgtccccaaagaCAGAGAAGCGGTGCCGCAGCTCTGACCGTGTCATCCTGCTGGGGATCTTGCCGATAAACACAACTCGCCGCTCCTCCTGCGGACAGGGATGCCCCATCCATGAGCAGGACCTCTCGCACAGAACACCCTCCCTGCATGGCCTCCCACCACACTGTGCCTTGGCCAGGGCCTCCCAGCAATGCTGCTGGCAAGGCTGCACCCCCATACAGAAACCCCCTCTGTTTCTGAAATGACAGGGGGGCTGTGAACCCCCAAATTTCCAGTCCCAGATTCCCAGCCCTCCATCACTCACTATTGCACGTTCCTTCTGGAGGATCCTCTGCCTTTGGTAGTGGTCCTGTGCATCATAGCTGTATCTGTCAGGGCAGAAACCAGACACATGAGCTATGGAATCATGGGGATGTCAGAAGAGTGATCCCAAACACAAGGGAGATCTTGAAGGAATGGGTCTATCCTTCCTCCACAGAAGGCTGGGAGATGGGTTGGGGAGAGTTCACACCCTGTGAGAGTTCACGCTCACCTTCTCCACCTGCTACTCCTCCCACGGGGCGAGGGGGAGCGGGACTGGCTGCGGGATGTGGACCTGGATGAGTAGGAGGATGTTGACGATGAGGATGAGGACCTGTCCCGGGACCTGCCACATGACCCACAGCTGGAGTGAGAGGAactgtgggagctgtgggaacaTCTTGAGCGGTACCTGGGGGAAGAAGAGATACAGCTGAGCTCTCCCTTTGTCCAGCATCATAAGGCTCCAAAGCAGGAAAATATATCCATTGTCCCCACGGTATTCAGCATCCCACTCGGACAGGACCCATCCCCAGCATGGGGAAGCCTCTGCCCAAGACTGCCAGAGCAGCAACACTACAGAAATGTTGCTCCATTTGGTTCCCAATGccacagagaaaagagagcAGGCTCATAGGAGGCACAGCTTCCAAGAAATAGTCATGGGGAACTGTGAGCCCTgggagggctgtgcctgggagggctgtgcctgggaggGCTCAGAAAAGGCTGGGATTTCTGTGCTGAGCCCCACACAATGCACAGGACAACACTATATCCACCTCGTGCTCAACAGCCATGTGGACAGAGACTGcaagagcttctccagcagggccagggaaaCCTTAAGGACAGCAGGAccaaaacacagctgggatTAAGCTCTGCTTTGTCCAGCCAGGAGCACAGTCACTCTCCAGACATGCTGGCCATAAGTGGTCCCTGCCACGGGCAAACCCTGGCAGGGCATGCTGCCTGGCTTGGCTACATATTCCTATGCCACATTCTCCTGGAAGACAGCAAATCAGGGTGGCACAGTACATGGGGACATTTTCCAGCACATGGCCAGCTGATTTGCTGGAAAGCCAAGCCAGATGTGTTGCTTCACAATCCCCAAGCTGCACATCCATGGAACATGGCACTTTTATATCTGCTCTTTCCAGATCCAGCCTCTGCATTTACTGGCTATCAATGAAGAGGTCTTGGTTGGACAGGCCCCTCATGCCCAGGGACATCTCCAGAACTGGCTGAACATCAAGAGAACGACAGAAAGAGAAACCCTTCACTACCTCCAgtgcctcccagcccagctggacaGGCTACACATCATTCAGATGCACAAGGACTCCAAAAGAAATGCATCCCACAGAATCCAAGCTGTCCCACTTTCCTACACAGCCACCTGCATAAAGAGAACAGGGAGCCCCTGAGGCAGCCAAGCCAGACAGGTTTTTCCCTGCttgcctccagcagctccttggggaGCTCCACTGTGGCTCCTCTCACTTCTAATACCAAGGGCTgcaacagccccacagcacaaATATGAACACTTGCTGTAATACTCCAGAAAAAGCATCCAAAAGCAAAGATGCAGCCAAGGACTTGTAACATGGTTTGGATGTTCCAGAAGTAGGGAAGTCTGGCTCAGTGGTGGCTTTGCAGGCATATGGGCCCAGATGTGGGCTTCAGCCAGAACTGGATGGGCAGCGTGTTGCTGCAGCTCCCCCACCCTCTGTGAGCCAAACATCTCTTCAGAAGGGTCGCAAGGACAAAAGCATCAAATCCAGCCATCTAAGTAGGACCATAAAGATGTGTCTGGGCTCTTGCAAAAGACCAGCCACTGGACAACTGCCTGTTTTAGGTTGCAGTGAAAGATGTAACCAGAAATACTACAGGTATTCTATCATCACCTGTTGAAACCAGGTGGAGCAGTGTTCTTTATCTCCTCCATGACCCATCCTCCATCCAGGGAAATATCTCCAGTTAATGGGCCATTGACTCGCTgcataaaattacatcatcccattgtgagatgctccacccagggggaggagccaagcattcctacctaaAGAAAAATCTGATATTTGGAAACCCAGGGGAGCCTTTTCCCacaggattcccagaggaagaccaggcccatctacaccaccactggaccttcagaggaaaactacacccttctacaggatcgctgcttcaacagaaccacccacacctgtcactccaggaggacAGCAGCCACCATTCAAtgaggttgtattctgactctgtcagtgtttttttgtattactgcatttttattttaattttcctagttaagaactgttattcctattcccatatctttgcctgagagccccttaatttcaaaattataataatttggagtgagggggtttacatttcaagagaggctcctgccctccttatcagacacctgtcttttcaaaccaagacactccTCAAGAGCAAGCAACAATCTGCTGCTTACCTTCGCCACCGCTTGGGAGGTGGGGAGAGCGACCGTGACCGGGACCGGGAGGACgaggatgaagatgaagatgaggaCTCGCTAGCTCCATCCGAACTGGAGCTGAAAGAACGGCTGGCACGGCTCCGGCCAGCCCTCCAGCTGTCGGTAGAGGGGCTGGGTGAGTCCTGGGGTCTCCGGTAGCAGCGCAGGGACCTCTTGGCAGCagcatggctgggctgggcactgggagtCCGCACCTCCTGCTCCCGGCAGGGGGATGCAGCTGGAGACAGGAGCACTGAGGTGGGGGGACTGCTGCACCCAGTGGTGGCCTTGTTGGGGATGGTAGTCCGATAAtccaggggagctggggaggccATCCCCAGGGGCTCCGGGCTGTGCCCCATGGCGGTGTCGGGGGCTGGTGGGGTGGGCTCAGGTTGGTCCAGCGTCCGTTTGGTTAAGGAGGAGATGGGTTTGATAGTGATGTCCCAGTGGTGTTTGACATTCCAGCGGGAGCCACCTTCAGCAGGGGGCTGCGTGCCAGGGCTATTGCTGCTCTCGGGCTGCGGTGCACCCAGGATGCAGTAGTCGTGGTCTCCCGAGCAGACatggctgggggctgtgctggcaggggctggcaccaTGCTCTTCACCTGGATCTTGTTTGGGAGCAGTGGCTTGGTTTTCATTAGCTTGGTTGACTTCTGGGGCCCTTCCTGGGGCATGGACCCAGGTGACTTGGTCTTGGCCAGCAGTGAGACAGCAGGCAAAGGCTTCCAGAGCTGGTGAGGAGGTGTCGCTGGGGGCGTGAGGCCTGGGAGAGCACCAGAACACTTACAAGAGCAGCCCTTTGCTGCAACCCACCAGCTGGGGCTCCCTCAtatcccagcccctctcactCCCCAAGATGTCCCCCCAGACACACAACAGCCCTGCCACGACATGGCACACTACCCTCCCTTGTCCCAAGTATTCTTTACCTGCCACATTGGCCAGCTCAGAGGCCTGCAGCCCATCTGGGGGcttcctgtcctgctgggttGGTGCTTCCTGCTGGGTCTCAGGTCTGAGAATGGGAAAAGAGCTTTGTCAAACACAGCAAGCAAAacccagccccactccccaAGCCTGGGGCACCCACTCAATCTGCCCCACTGGCCAGCTCACGAGGACAGAGGATCCAAGAGTGCTGCAAGGATAAAACTTGCACAGCCTTGTCATGCCCATCACTGCTTGTCCCAGTTTTTCCCTAAGtgccagctctgtcccagtCCAGCAAAaagctcagcccctcctgggccAATGGACACAGCGCCACCACACTTCAAATCCTGCCAGGACTGaaagctgccctgtgcccttgctctgctgggctccatGCTGGGCACCAGCTGCCAAGGTTTTGATACTCACCCAGAGCTCCCTGTCAGCTGCCTTTCCTCAGGGGGCTGTACAGGAGTTTCCTCCTTCTTGGCTGAAAAGAGAACAGGTAGGTGAGAGTGGCAATAAGTAGGGCTGAAGGACAGGGTCAACAAAGCACCCCAGGAACAGCTTGGAagagcacagctcctgaaacTCAGCTCCCTCAAGATAGGAGCTGCAcatcctttttccttcacagaCTCTTCACCACCCCTTTGGTTGCCATGGGGACCCCCAGATATTTCCACAGGCCAAGGAGATGGAGGCAGAGAGAGCCGCAGGACAAAAACACCCAGGCAGGGTAACACGagcccacaggcagcagcatcaCAGCCCTCCCACTACCACGCTGACACAGGGAGCATGGACAGCCCAGGGAGGCCAGCATGGCACggagggagccctgcaggggaTGGCATGCCAGATCCGCACCTTCAGACTTCTCAAACTGCTCCAGCAGGCTGGACAGGTCGGTGGCTTCAATCCCTGAGCCAGGGAGAAAGCACAGCAAGTCAGATCAGCTAGAATTCCCCCAGCACCACAGTGATGCACCCCAACCCCATTCTCCCCCTGCATCAGCCTCCCTGGATGGTGGGACAAAcactggggaggaaaagcagtaacagagcctgcagcagctctgtgtctcCCAGATGgacaggagctgccagctctgcagtccCAGAAGGAAGTAGTTTCAGGACAGCCAGCCCAAACCATCCATTGCAGGCAACATCCCAGCAGAGTACTGGGAAGAGACTGCAAGCCTGTGGGCAAGGCTTTGCCACCCTCACCCCCAGAAGTGCCAGGAACCGGTCCTGCTACCCAGGCTGCcggcagcactgcagccttgcTGGCTGCTGACACTCAACCCAGCGTCCTGCAGCCCTCCCACTCACCGATCTCGCTGATGAAGGCTTGCACAATGTCcttgctgctgtctctgggctgggctgagctgaggagTGGCTGGTGCCTCCATGGCCGCACAGTGGGTGCCTTGGTGGGAAGGCTGCTCTCTCGACCTGCTTTCCGTGGTGGTGCCACAGCCTGGGAGGTGGATTTTTGGCCAGGCACCTCCTGCCCGGCAGCTGCCTTGGGCTCCAACGGGGCTTTCTCCgctgcctccttccctggctCTACAGCCTTCTCTGTGGCATGGGTGCCAGGGGACTCCCCAACAGGGGCAGGAGACAcctctgctgggcagcagaCGGCAGCTGGGGGGACCTTTGGGAGCTGGTTGGGAGTTGCAGCTTGGGACTCCTCTGGAGGCTgggtggggacagcctgggggactggcactgcaggagggaccctgctgggctgggcagtggcagctgagggggctggggctggggccagAGGGGCCTTGGGGAGGGAGCTCTCTCCTGCCAGCCGTGCCTGCCTCCTGGGATCTGACACCCTGCCAGCCGCCGGCCTGGCCGGGCCACCTGCAGGCCCCATCTCGCTGCTCGGGGCAGCAGGTGACTGGGCAGGGAAGGctggtggctctgggcagctgaGCATAGGGGCAGCAGGAGACTGCCCATGCAGAGGGCCTGTGCCAGggtggctgccagctgggaagGCAGTGGTGGCCTGCATGGCTGCTCCAGGGTCCCTGTACGCAAGGGAAGGCACCGGAGGTGGCACGGGGATTCCAGGCCAGTAGGATGGTGGTGCCCACCCAACTGGGGCATAGGGGCCACCTGGGCCAAATGGAGGCGGGGGTGGCAAAGGTGGAGGGGGCCAGGCCATGGCTGGAGGCGGGAGGCCAGGCACCACGTGAAAAGCACTGGaggagctggcactgggtggTGGGGGCAAACCATGGCAGCCCATGGGCTGCGGGCTGAAGCAGGGCCAGGAAGGCACTGGTGGGTAAAGGGCATAAGCACCGGCAGAGCCTGGCGGCATCCCAGTGGGagccaccccagcagctgggggcACGTTTGGTGCGACAAAAGGCATTGGTGCTGATGGCGGTGGTGGAGCTGtggcaggtgctggggctgaAGTCAGTGCGGTGGGACCTTTGCTGGCAGGagaagggacagcagcagggctggagggttTGTCTGGTCCCTTCTGAGCAATGTCTGCCTCTGTGGCGGAGCGCATGGGTGACACCAGGCAGGGGATCTCCGCCAGCTCTGTCGGAGGCTCAGGGACACTGGGCCACTTGCTGGCCACTTGCTTCTTGCCTTCCTGGCTGCCACCCGCGCTGGGCTGACGGTGCAGCATGCGGATGCGGTACTCACGCAGGCTCAGGGCCTTGGGTTTGGCTTCCTTAGGCAGGCCCTCACTTggttctgctgctggcaccctCTGGGCAGGCTCCAGCCCAACACCTTGCTCTGGGAGCTGAGAGGCAGCCTCTGAGACCCCACTGCTCTGTCCGGCAGATGGCTGCACATCTCCCTGGCCCTCAGCCTGGTCTGTCGGGCTGGGAcatgcagctgctggctgccccTCCACGCTTGGTGCAGTCTTCTCCAGGGACATCAGAGTCTTGTTCTTCTCCAGGGCCACATTCACGGTTTCTGGTGCCggctccttctgcagctcctgcttcacCTTCTTGGGCAGCAAGgcccctgctgtgctctgaggcCTGCCCCGGGGCCGAGGTGCCCGCTCAGCATGCAGCTCCATCTGCCCCTCCTTCCGGGCTCgctccagctgctgtgccaggaagTCTGAGACCTGAACAGAGGGACACTCTGCCCGCTGCCTGCTGACGGCTGGCTGGGCATGGGGCTGTCCAGAGCCAGCGGAACGGAGCCGGTGGGCTACACAGTCCCTGCCAGGCCTGGCCTGCTTGCTTTGGTcctcctctgctttctttttccgACTCTTCCTTGCTCTCTCACGGCCCCGCCCCTTCTCAGAGCATTCACGTTTTCCACCTGCTGGGGCTtctgtgctgtggcaggagcTCTTGTTGGGACCTGAGGCACCAGGTGCTGCTGTCTCCAGTGGGGAGGTGGCCTCTGGGGTAGTGC
Proteins encoded:
- the PPRC1 gene encoding peroxisome proliferator-activated receptor gamma coactivator-related protein 1, whose protein sequence is MAARRGGAVPAANGAGAGGAAAAAAPRGLANGGALREPPFRAGSPLQCFSLEDDDLNLTSLDAETILEAEEILGTMQNYLDSSVISIIEDLSLSEQSKACLDAQNELSLLTAITEILDSTDDETLSPFDTIMDAELLTSPRERENTSFQKFLTLSRPLLECESPTLEQPKALRPLSSSSSVSVVGKTDTDVAWDRATHGLEDPVLPKKQVCSTPRVERKVSWHRAREQPLPQRSDGEEEEEEAALSLELDRSMEAVNFCVSETGAVLEEHEDPCIINTGDVSLSELVKSMHPYCLPTFTVCLDPDTEPVAKELLSSPVLLEIVPGEGESVEIPVVLQPLTPNSADMEPQLLGVEETTGESIPEDRGKLPGAPTQENRLEEEKEEKLPGKEPSRTTPEATSPLETAAPGASGPNKSSCHSTEAPAGGKRECSEKGRGRERARKSRKKKAEEDQSKQARPGRDCVAHRLRSAGSGQPHAQPAVSRQRAECPSVQVSDFLAQQLERARKEGQMELHAERAPRPRGRPQSTAGALLPKKVKQELQKEPAPETVNVALEKNKTLMSLEKTAPSVEGQPAAACPSPTDQAEGQGDVQPSAGQSSGVSEAASQLPEQGVGLEPAQRVPAAEPSEGLPKEAKPKALSLREYRIRMLHRQPSAGGSQEGKKQVASKWPSVPEPPTELAEIPCLVSPMRSATEADIAQKGPDKPSSPAAVPSPASKGPTALTSAPAPATAPPPPSAPMPFVAPNVPPAAGVAPTGMPPGSAGAYALYPPVPSWPCFSPQPMGCHGLPPPPSASSSSAFHVVPGLPPPAMAWPPPPLPPPPPFGPGGPYAPVGWAPPSYWPGIPVPPPVPSLAYRDPGAAMQATTAFPAGSHPGTGPLHGQSPAAPMLSCPEPPAFPAQSPAAPSSEMGPAGGPARPAAGRVSDPRRQARLAGESSLPKAPLAPAPAPSAATAQPSRVPPAVPVPQAVPTQPPEESQAATPNQLPKVPPAAVCCPAEVSPAPVGESPGTHATEKAVEPGKEAAEKAPLEPKAAAGQEVPGQKSTSQAVAPPRKAGRESSLPTKAPTVRPWRHQPLLSSAQPRDSSKDIVQAFISEIGIEATDLSSLLEQFEKSEAKKEETPVQPPEERQLTGSSGPETQQEAPTQQDRKPPDGLQASELANVAGLTPPATPPHQLWKPLPAVSLLAKTKSPGSMPQEGPQKSTKLMKTKPLLPNKIQVKSMVPAPASTAPSHVCSGDHDYCILGAPQPESSNSPGTQPPAEGGSRWNVKHHWDITIKPISSLTKRTLDQPEPTPPAPDTAMGHSPEPLGMASPAPLDYRTTIPNKATTGCSSPPTSVLLSPAASPCREQEVRTPSAQPSHAAAKRSLRCYRRPQDSPSPSTDSWRAGRSRASRSFSSSSDGASESSSSSSSSSSRSRSRSLSPPPKRWRRYRSRCSHSSHSSSHSSCGSCGRSRDRSSSSSSTSSYSSRSTSRSQSRSPSPRGRSSRWRRYSYDAQDHYQRQRILQKERAIEERRVVFIGKIPSRMTRSELRHRFSVFGDIEECTLHFRSEGDNYGFVTYRYAEEAFAAIESGHKLRRPDEQPFDLCFGGRRQFCRRNYADLDSNREDFDPAPVKSKFDSLDFDTLLRQAQRSLRR